In one Planktothrix serta PCC 8927 genomic region, the following are encoded:
- a CDS encoding PAS domain S-box protein, which yields MFSSEGNTFSQVIHTVSEIPFDDLTHLASHLAQTPIALITFMDTTHQWLKSQVGITGKIHPYLNFCESIIELHSRPKSSPEDRGVIDNSSPHKLSDSTLTLPPEPIIISDTWNDKRFASQPLIRGDKPIRFYLGIPLMTADHLIMGMLSVMDYCPRELSSDTIKALQSLNNQIVSQINLHRQLIHSKTKFSQLEQIINERKQVWEVVRQERDFVCAVLDTVSALVIVLDPEGRIIRFNRSCEELTGYLAQEVEGKTLAELGLNLFSSETVSHLCAEPIMIEFDELPKPIKSQQSLPQTHSYSYLNSWETELIKPDGERHWVAWSNTALFQPNGLIKYVIATGIDITKRRQSEERLGLLERAITASPSGIVISDFTQADCPIIYCNPAFERLTGYSQKEVLGRNCRFLQGEDTDKAELVRIRHAIINRQDCIVTLKNYRKDGSYFWNELSISPVRDREGRLTHFIGIQTDITQRKQSEDALRESEARYRLLADNATDLISRHSLDGTYLYASPASRQLLGYEPEALIGQSLYELIHPDDLESAKQQYLLLPNHPEIYTISYRIRCRNGNYIWFESSWVMLRNQDSETLDEIIAVSRNITERKQAETLLLERSRLSQLEAEVGTALGHGGSIATILSRCTAAISQYPDVAGVGIWTLNLQNNRLDLQASAGLTVHEGNITETDVLNRSIPYPFPALKNRTFDFPLVVEGRLVGLMAICSQESLNDEVRGVLGWVANALAVGIDRVKAREELQSRREGLLFRLASQIRDSLDIDTILGTAVHEIRALLQVDQCHFLWYLLMQPNQQPSFTVTHEALNPHLSNGLQDYPPEQIPLLAEKIRMSATIQVDNMQTTTILDESTRRFFQDAGIFSLLLLPLETRSGQRGAVVCNHYQVFRPWRESEMELLRAVVDQLAIAIDQAELYAQTRAAALAAQTQAFHLSEALQDLKQKESQLIQSEKMSSLGQMVAGVAHEINNPVNFIYGNLTYAKEYTQDILELLELYREVYPNPNPEIQAKSQEIELEFLVEDLPKILSSMEMGADRIRQIVVSLRNFSRLDEAEMKPVNIHDGIDSTLLILQNRLKPKGAFEGIELIKEYGQLPRVECYAGQLNQVFMNILSNAIDALDNQPEPRLIKISTDVIHPNLMENQGKFPPLDQVRIIIRDNGPGIEDKVKTRLFDPFFTTKPVGKGTGLGLSISYKIIVEQHRGTILCYRDQDNFTVFEICIPISQKEHTAESVISNY from the coding sequence ATGTTTAGCTCAGAGGGTAATACTTTTTCTCAGGTCATCCACACGGTTTCAGAAATTCCCTTTGATGATTTGACTCACTTAGCGTCTCATCTCGCTCAGACGCCCATTGCTTTGATTACTTTCATGGATACCACTCATCAGTGGTTAAAATCTCAGGTGGGTATAACGGGAAAAATCCACCCGTATTTGAATTTCTGTGAGTCTATTATTGAATTGCACAGCCGACCCAAATCTTCCCCGGAAGATAGGGGAGTGATTGATAATTCATCGCCGCACAAATTGTCTGATTCGACCTTAACCTTGCCACCCGAACCGATTATTATTTCTGATACCTGGAACGATAAACGGTTTGCTTCACAACCCTTAATCCGAGGAGATAAACCGATTCGATTTTATCTCGGTATTCCCTTAATGACGGCCGATCATTTAATCATGGGAATGCTCTCGGTGATGGATTATTGCCCGCGTGAGTTATCGTCTGATACGATCAAGGCGTTGCAATCTCTCAATAATCAAATTGTTAGCCAAATCAATTTACATCGCCAACTAATTCACTCGAAAACAAAATTTAGCCAACTCGAACAAATTATTAATGAACGCAAACAAGTTTGGGAAGTCGTTCGTCAAGAACGAGACTTTGTTTGCGCTGTTCTGGACACCGTAAGTGCCTTGGTAATTGTTCTCGATCCTGAAGGGAGAATTATTCGGTTTAATCGAAGTTGTGAAGAACTGACCGGATATTTAGCTCAGGAAGTCGAAGGAAAAACCCTGGCTGAATTAGGATTAAACCTATTTTCCTCGGAAACGGTTAGCCATCTCTGTGCCGAGCCGATTATGATTGAGTTTGACGAACTTCCTAAACCGATCAAAAGCCAACAGTCTTTACCTCAAACCCACTCCTATTCCTATTTAAACTCTTGGGAAACCGAATTGATCAAGCCCGATGGCGAGCGTCATTGGGTGGCTTGGTCAAATACAGCTTTGTTTCAACCCAATGGCCTGATCAAATATGTGATTGCAACGGGGATTGACATTACAAAACGCAGACAGTCTGAGGAACGTCTAGGACTCTTGGAGCGGGCAATTACGGCGAGTCCGAGTGGGATTGTGATTAGCGATTTTACTCAAGCCGATTGTCCAATTATCTACTGTAACCCGGCCTTTGAACGATTAACAGGCTATTCTCAGAAGGAAGTTTTAGGACGCAATTGTCGGTTTCTTCAAGGTGAAGATACGGACAAAGCAGAACTGGTTCGCATTCGTCATGCTATTATCAACCGACAAGATTGTATTGTCACCCTCAAAAATTACCGCAAAGATGGCAGTTACTTCTGGAATGAACTGTCGATTTCTCCGGTGCGTGACCGAGAAGGACGTTTAACTCATTTTATTGGGATTCAAACCGATATTACCCAACGCAAACAGTCAGAAGATGCTTTACGCGAAAGTGAAGCTCGTTATCGACTTCTAGCCGATAATGCCACAGATTTGATTTCCCGACATAGCCTTGATGGCACTTATTTATACGCTTCTCCAGCCAGTCGGCAATTATTAGGATATGAACCGGAAGCATTGATCGGACAATCGCTGTATGAATTGATTCACCCCGATGATTTAGAATCGGCTAAACAACAATATCTGCTATTACCAAATCACCCGGAGATTTATACCATCAGTTACCGGATTCGATGTCGCAATGGGAACTATATTTGGTTTGAAAGTAGCTGGGTCATGTTGCGAAATCAAGATTCAGAAACCCTTGATGAAATTATTGCGGTTTCGCGTAATATTACCGAACGCAAACAAGCGGAAACCTTACTTTTAGAACGTTCACGCCTATCTCAGTTAGAAGCGGAAGTCGGAACAGCCCTCGGACATGGCGGGTCAATTGCGACGATTCTCAGCCGTTGTACAGCAGCAATTTCCCAATATCCCGATGTGGCGGGGGTGGGAATTTGGACGTTGAATCTGCAAAACAATCGGTTAGATCTGCAAGCGAGCGCCGGGTTAACAGTTCATGAAGGTAATATTACAGAAACGGATGTCTTAAATCGTTCCATTCCCTACCCTTTCCCGGCTCTAAAAAATCGTACCTTTGATTTTCCGTTGGTAGTCGAAGGCCGTTTAGTGGGATTAATGGCCATTTGTAGCCAAGAAAGCCTCAATGATGAAGTGCGAGGGGTGTTGGGATGGGTGGCGAATGCTTTAGCAGTGGGAATTGATCGGGTGAAGGCGCGGGAAGAGTTGCAAAGTCGGCGGGAAGGGTTACTGTTTCGGTTAGCGAGTCAAATTCGGGATTCTTTGGATATTGATACGATTTTAGGGACGGCGGTGCATGAAATTCGAGCTTTGTTACAAGTCGATCAATGTCATTTTCTCTGGTATTTGCTTATGCAGCCGAATCAACAACCGAGTTTTACTGTTACTCACGAAGCTTTAAATCCTCATTTATCTAATGGTTTGCAGGATTATCCCCCGGAACAAATTCCTCTGTTAGCTGAAAAAATTCGGATGTCAGCGACGATTCAGGTTGATAATATGCAAACAACGACTATTTTAGATGAGTCTACCCGTCGGTTTTTCCAAGATGCGGGGATTTTTTCGTTGTTGCTGTTACCTTTAGAAACTCGCTCTGGTCAACGGGGGGCGGTGGTTTGTAATCATTATCAGGTGTTTCGACCTTGGCGGGAGAGTGAGATGGAGCTTTTACGCGCGGTGGTGGATCAGTTAGCGATCGCCATTGACCAAGCTGAATTATACGCCCAAACCCGGGCGGCGGCGTTAGCGGCTCAAACCCAAGCGTTTCATCTGAGTGAAGCGTTACAGGATTTAAAGCAAAAGGAATCACAGTTAATTCAAAGCGAAAAAATGTCCAGTTTAGGTCAAATGGTGGCGGGAGTTGCCCATGAAATTAATAATCCAGTTAATTTTATTTATGGTAACTTAACTTATGCCAAAGAATATACTCAAGATATTTTAGAATTATTGGAATTGTATCGAGAAGTTTATCCAAATCCGAATCCAGAAATTCAAGCAAAATCCCAAGAAATTGAATTAGAGTTTTTAGTTGAAGATTTACCTAAAATTCTATCGTCGATGGAAATGGGAGCCGATCGCATTCGTCAAATTGTGGTGTCTTTGCGGAATTTCTCTCGATTAGATGAAGCAGAAATGAAGCCTGTTAATATTCATGATGGCATTGATAGCACCTTATTAATTTTACAAAATCGCTTAAAACCCAAAGGCGCATTTGAGGGAATTGAGTTAATTAAGGAATATGGTCAATTACCGAGGGTGGAGTGTTATGCAGGACAGTTAAATCAGGTTTTTATGAATATTCTTAGTAATGCAATTGATGCTTTAGACAATCAACCTGAGCCCCGTTTGATTAAAATTAGTACGGATGTGATTCATCCTAATTTAATGGAAAATCAGGGGAAATTTCCGCCTTTAGATCAAGTCAGAATTATTATTCGAGATAATGGCCCTGGGATTGAAGATAAAGTTAAAACTCGACTCTTTGATCCATTTTTTACCACAAAACCCGTCGGAAAAGGAACGGGGTTAGGGTTATCGATTAGTTATAAAATAATTGTAGAACAACATCGAGGAACTATTCTCTGTTATCGAGATCAAGACAATTTTACCGTGTTTGAAATTTGTATTCCCATTTCTCAAAAAGAACATACAGCAGAATCAGTAATTAGTAATTACTAA
- a CDS encoding response regulator transcription factor, with amino-acid sequence MSVPLDSIPTILAVDDSTVMQGLVQQALGKEYRVLVADNAVDALSLIYHEQVSVLLLDVAMPGIDGLELCRTVRSIPQFQNLPIIMLTARDGAFDKVQGRLAGATEYLTKPFDAHKLSEVVGQVLQLQ; translated from the coding sequence ATGTCTGTACCCCTAGATTCTATACCCACTATTTTAGCTGTTGACGATAGTACAGTCATGCAAGGACTGGTGCAACAAGCTTTAGGGAAAGAATACCGTGTCCTGGTCGCAGATAATGCAGTTGATGCTTTATCCTTGATTTACCATGAACAGGTTTCGGTCTTACTTCTGGATGTGGCCATGCCGGGAATTGATGGCTTAGAACTCTGTCGCACGGTTCGCAGTATTCCTCAGTTCCAGAATTTACCTATTATTATGTTAACAGCACGCGATGGCGCTTTTGACAAGGTTCAAGGCCGTCTGGCAGGTGCTACTGAATATCTTACCAAGCCCTTTGATGCTCACAAGTTATCTGAAGTTGTGGGTCAAGTTCTACAATTACAGTAG
- a CDS encoding bifunctional orotidine-5'-phosphate decarboxylase/orotate phosphoribosyltransferase has translation MNFFDKLLAAIEHQNSLLYVALEPDPDSHIFDTENCGGIESNCTDSIEQWQEWLHFVIRETSELVCAYKLSLGFYLTLGIPGLKLLEKTLQFIPPNIPTILDAKHSDLNSSTVFARFVFEDLKFDACTLTPYAGLDQVAPFLVYPDKAVFILCATANPSASIIQEYPQPDKPLYLELVNTSQTWGTSEQLGLEVGMVPDMLAKIRQAAPERLILLQGDVAEENDLTDLDDLTQILSAGLSLNGEGLLLPVPPQLLEQDNLKEGIKELQEQINQERQRVIQGNPTCDLWLPDVCFLRHQPHRDLILQLYDIGCIIFGDHVQASGETFPYYIDLRRIISTPQIFHQIVGAYGEILETLTFDRIAGIPYGSLPTATGLSLRLQRPMIFPRKEVKAYGAGRLIEGHFQPGETIVVVDDILITGNSVIKGAEKLKSAGLKVEDIVVLIDHERGVKERLKENHYHAHAVLTLSEIAETLYEANRITEEQFNFF, from the coding sequence ATGAACTTTTTTGATAAATTATTAGCAGCAATTGAGCATCAAAATAGCTTACTTTATGTGGCTTTAGAACCCGATCCCGATAGCCATATTTTTGATACTGAAAACTGTGGAGGAATTGAGAGTAATTGCACTGATAGTATTGAGCAATGGCAAGAATGGCTCCATTTTGTTATCCGTGAAACCTCAGAACTTGTCTGTGCTTATAAACTCTCGCTTGGGTTTTATTTAACTTTAGGAATTCCGGGTTTAAAATTATTAGAAAAAACCTTACAATTCATTCCTCCTAATATTCCGACGATTTTAGATGCAAAACACAGTGATTTGAATTCAAGTACCGTCTTTGCTCGTTTTGTATTTGAAGACTTAAAATTTGATGCTTGTACCCTAACTCCTTATGCGGGATTAGATCAAGTTGCGCCGTTTTTAGTCTATCCTGATAAAGCTGTATTTATTTTATGTGCAACCGCAAATCCTTCGGCTTCAATTATCCAAGAATATCCCCAACCGGATAAACCTTTATATTTAGAATTAGTCAATACTTCTCAAACCTGGGGAACTTCTGAACAATTAGGTTTAGAAGTGGGAATGGTGCCGGATATGTTAGCAAAAATTCGTCAAGCTGCACCGGAGCGATTAATTTTATTACAAGGGGATGTAGCTGAAGAAAATGATTTAACAGATTTAGATGATTTAACCCAAATTTTATCCGCCGGATTAAGTTTAAATGGAGAGGGATTATTATTACCTGTCCCTCCTCAATTGTTAGAACAAGATAACCTTAAAGAGGGTATAAAAGAATTACAAGAGCAAATTAATCAAGAACGACAACGAGTAATTCAAGGAAATCCAACTTGCGATTTATGGTTGCCAGATGTTTGTTTTTTAAGACATCAACCCCATCGAGATTTAATTTTACAACTCTATGATATTGGTTGTATTATTTTTGGTGATCATGTTCAAGCATCGGGAGAAACTTTTCCCTATTATATTGACTTGAGACGAATTATTTCAACTCCGCAAATTTTCCATCAAATTGTAGGAGCCTATGGAGAAATATTAGAAACCTTAACCTTTGATCGAATTGCGGGTATCCCTTACGGCTCTTTACCGACTGCGACGGGGTTATCCTTACGGTTACAACGTCCGATGATCTTTCCTCGCAAAGAAGTTAAAGCTTATGGTGCTGGACGATTAATTGAAGGGCATTTTCAACCGGGAGAAACCATTGTTGTTGTCGATGATATTTTAATTACGGGAAATAGTGTAATTAAAGGGGCTGAAAAACTAAAATCTGCGGGCTTAAAAGTTGAGGATATTGTGGTTTTAATTGATCATGAACGAGGTGTTAAAGAACGATTAAAAGAGAATCATTATCATGCTCATGCTGTTTTAACCCTTTCAGAAATAGCAGAAACTCTGTATGAAGCCAATCGAATTACAGAAGAACAATTTAACTTTTTTTAA
- a CDS encoding type II toxin-antitoxin system RelE family toxin, with the protein MVDIKPLKGRNDWCLRVGDYRVIFIIDNENKVYFVTKIGSRGDVYK; encoded by the coding sequence TTGGTTGATATTAAACCCCTAAAAGGTCGAAATGACTGGTGCTTGAGAGTGGGAGATTATCGGGTGATTTTTATAATTGATAATGAGAATAAAGTTTATTTTGTTACTAAGATTGGGTCGCGTGGAGATGTTTATAAATAA
- a CDS encoding DUF3536 domain-containing protein, with translation MVFTSQSQALEIADANLNIVLSASTQTPTKTVHSPEFDPLQTATGVYVTIHGHFYQPPRENPYLNVIERQSSAAPFHNWNERIHHECYRPNAFARILNDRGEVVGIINNYEYLSFNIGPTLMNWLERCDQSVYQKILEADRNSSQRLNGHGNAIAQVYNHIIMPLANERDKYTQIRWAKADFRSRMSRDPEGLWLAETAVDYATLEVLINEGIKFTILAPSQAQRCRPFPTGDCPEPEWQEVGEGQIDATRPYRFYLQDQTGAKDDSRYIDIFFYDGPISRDMGFNDVLNSSGHLSGRISQAVRGDDRPTQLISVATDGETFGHHKRGTEKCLAYAFVEEFPQQGWTVTNFGHYLSLHSPTWEVELKPLTAWSCSHGVARWQDDCGCASGGGWHQQWRRPLRNTLNGLRDRLIEIYDKYGRQFFNDPWVARDNYIQVIRDRSDANVNDFFAQHQTHNLTYSEQVDALRLLEMQRHSLLMFTSCGWFFEELSRPEGTQILRYASHAIELAEEVAGVELEAEFIFNLALAPSNVELFKTGDEVYRQLVATARVSLKQVAAHYAITSLFTTYQKEQQLYCYNAQQLDYQIQRMGSLSLAVGEVLLISEITREQTHFVFAVLHLGGWDFHCCLQPFSGRQAYFDLKHRLFEALQEASAAHLILRLVQNFGDNAFSLRDLFPEERQRIMGLLCQETLTRLDQLYTQVYRDNYGIMMAFHRDQLAVPPELQVATEVTLGNRFLSSVRALESESSEGRLSFNHLGELEAIAKEAQLLRCRLHHSEVKEVFERLIVQSLWRRLEDSDLTTIEEDLENLQRLIQLSYELNLGISLNQAQEFYFQYLKTHIIPLCWGYLQRNHHKTQIELPKNSHSDTIFAVEIASENTTWQLPQIRQLLQLGKTLGINVQEWLNLLG, from the coding sequence ATGGTTTTTACTTCTCAGTCTCAGGCTTTAGAAATTGCTGACGCCAACCTGAATATTGTTTTGTCAGCATCTACTCAAACCCCGACTAAAACTGTTCATTCTCCTGAATTTGATCCGCTACAAACCGCCACCGGAGTTTATGTCACCATTCATGGACATTTTTATCAGCCTCCGCGTGAAAATCCCTATCTGAACGTGATTGAACGTCAATCCAGTGCAGCGCCTTTCCATAACTGGAATGAACGTATTCATCATGAATGTTATCGTCCAAATGCCTTTGCCCGCATCCTCAATGATCGCGGAGAAGTGGTAGGAATCATTAATAATTATGAATATTTAAGCTTTAATATTGGCCCTACCTTGATGAATTGGTTAGAACGGTGTGACCAATCTGTCTATCAAAAAATTCTGGAAGCCGATCGCAACAGTAGTCAACGCTTAAATGGACATGGAAATGCGATCGCCCAGGTCTATAACCATATTATTATGCCCTTAGCGAATGAACGGGATAAATATACCCAAATTCGTTGGGCAAAAGCCGATTTTCGTTCTCGTATGTCCCGTGATCCTGAAGGGCTCTGGTTAGCAGAAACGGCCGTAGACTATGCCACTCTAGAAGTATTAATCAATGAAGGAATTAAATTTACCATTTTAGCCCCCTCCCAAGCCCAACGCTGTCGGCCATTCCCCACTGGGGATTGTCCCGAACCCGAATGGCAGGAAGTGGGGGAGGGTCAAATTGATGCCACCCGTCCCTATCGTTTTTATCTCCAAGATCAGACGGGTGCAAAAGACGACTCTCGTTATATTGATATTTTCTTTTATGATGGCCCCATCTCCCGTGATATGGGGTTTAATGATGTTTTGAATAGTTCTGGGCACCTATCAGGACGCATTAGTCAAGCGGTGCGGGGAGATGATCGTCCAACACAATTAATTTCTGTGGCCACCGATGGCGAAACCTTTGGCCACCATAAGCGGGGAACCGAAAAATGTCTGGCCTATGCTTTTGTGGAAGAATTTCCCCAACAGGGATGGACAGTAACGAATTTTGGCCATTATTTAAGTTTGCATTCTCCAACTTGGGAAGTGGAACTTAAACCCCTGACCGCTTGGAGTTGTAGTCATGGGGTGGCCCGATGGCAAGACGACTGCGGTTGTGCAAGCGGAGGAGGATGGCATCAACAATGGCGTCGTCCCCTACGCAATACGTTAAATGGGTTACGCGATCGCTTAATTGAAATATATGACAAATATGGTCGTCAATTCTTTAATGATCCTTGGGTTGCCAGAGATAATTATATTCAGGTGATCCGAGATCGTTCCGATGCCAATGTGAATGATTTTTTTGCCCAACATCAAACCCATAATTTAACTTATTCCGAGCAAGTAGACGCTTTACGACTGTTAGAAATGCAGCGTCATAGTCTATTAATGTTTACCAGTTGTGGCTGGTTTTTTGAAGAATTATCTCGACCCGAAGGTACCCAAATTTTACGCTATGCTAGTCACGCCATTGAATTAGCCGAAGAAGTTGCTGGGGTGGAATTAGAAGCGGAATTTATCTTTAATTTAGCCTTAGCACCGAGTAACGTTGAATTATTTAAAACTGGGGATGAAGTTTATCGGCAATTAGTTGCAACGGCGCGAGTCAGTTTAAAACAAGTGGCGGCTCATTATGCGATTACATCCTTGTTTACAACGTACCAAAAAGAGCAACAACTGTATTGTTATAATGCCCAACAATTAGACTATCAAATCCAGCGCATGGGTTCTTTAAGCCTAGCCGTGGGTGAAGTTCTATTGATCTCTGAAATTACACGCGAACAAACTCATTTTGTATTTGCGGTTTTACATTTAGGAGGTTGGGATTTCCATTGCTGTCTTCAACCGTTTAGCGGACGACAAGCTTATTTTGACTTAAAACATCGATTATTTGAAGCCTTACAAGAAGCCAGTGCGGCTCATTTGATTTTACGGTTAGTGCAGAATTTTGGGGATAATGCCTTTAGTTTACGCGATTTATTTCCCGAAGAACGACAGCGAATTATGGGATTATTGTGCCAGGAAACCTTAACTCGTTTAGATCAATTATATACTCAGGTTTATCGGGATAATTATGGAATTATGATGGCATTTCATCGAGATCAATTAGCCGTTCCTCCTGAGTTACAAGTGGCGACAGAAGTGACGTTAGGAAATCGTTTTTTAAGCAGTGTTCGAGCCTTAGAATCTGAAAGTAGTGAAGGACGATTAAGTTTTAATCATTTAGGAGAATTAGAAGCGATCGCTAAAGAAGCACAATTATTACGATGTCGGCTACACCATTCCGAGGTAAAAGAGGTTTTTGAACGGTTAATTGTGCAATCGCTGTGGCGACGGTTAGAGGATAGTGATCTAACTACCATTGAAGAAGATTTAGAGAATTTACAACGGTTAATTCAACTCAGTTATGAATTGAATTTAGGCATTTCTCTCAATCAAGCTCAGGAATTTTATTTCCAATATTTGAAGACCCATATTATCCCGTTATGTTGGGGATATTTACAACGAAATCATCATAAAACTCAGATAGAATTGCCCAAAAATAGTCATTCAGATACTATTTTTGCTGTTGAAATTGCATCGGAAAACACGACTTGGCAACTACCCCAAATCCGTCAACTTTTACAATTAGGCAAAACCCTTGGTATTAATGTTCAAGAATGGTTAAACCTTTTAGGTTGA
- the cax gene encoding calcium/proton exchanger, with protein MLNTKTLLSALLIFIPISIAAHFLEWGSTVVFVTSALAIIPLAGWMGTATEEIAVVLGPNLGGLLNATFGNATELIIGVVALKAGLIDVVKSSLVGSIMGNLLLVMGLSMFLGGLRFKEQQFQPVIARLNASAMNLAVIAMLVPTAVDITSIGIEESTMQTLSAAVAVVLITVYILTLLFSMKTHSYLYDVGVAENDADGQISPEEVGHEAEKVNLKLWIGVLLLATLTVAFESELLVDTLEEATSSLGLTALFTGVILVPIIGNAAEHATAVTVAMKDKMDLSVSVALGSSLQIALFVAPVLVLAGWILGQPMDLNFNPFELIAVAVSVLIANSVSSDGRSDWLEGILLLAAYTVLGIAFYFHPIIDGIG; from the coding sequence ATGTTAAATACCAAAACTCTGCTGTCAGCACTGTTAATTTTTATCCCGATTTCGATTGCGGCTCACTTTTTAGAGTGGGGATCAACCGTTGTATTTGTCACCTCAGCGTTAGCGATTATTCCTCTAGCGGGTTGGATGGGAACGGCCACAGAAGAAATTGCTGTTGTGCTTGGCCCCAATTTGGGCGGGTTATTAAATGCCACCTTTGGTAATGCGACTGAATTGATTATTGGGGTTGTTGCCCTCAAAGCTGGATTAATTGATGTGGTCAAATCCAGTTTGGTCGGATCAATTATGGGAAACCTGCTTTTAGTCATGGGGTTATCCATGTTTTTAGGGGGTTTGCGCTTCAAAGAGCAACAATTCCAGCCCGTGATTGCCCGTTTGAATGCCTCGGCGATGAATTTAGCCGTAATTGCTATGTTAGTGCCAACCGCAGTAGATATTACCTCCATTGGCATTGAGGAATCGACCATGCAAACCCTCTCGGCTGCGGTGGCGGTGGTTTTGATTACGGTTTATATCCTCACCCTGCTGTTTTCGATGAAAACCCATTCCTATTTATATGATGTGGGAGTTGCTGAAAATGATGCTGATGGACAAATCAGCCCAGAAGAAGTCGGACATGAGGCGGAAAAGGTTAATTTAAAGCTGTGGATTGGTGTTCTGTTGTTGGCTACGCTGACTGTAGCCTTTGAATCGGAATTATTAGTCGATACGTTAGAGGAAGCTACTTCTAGTCTGGGACTCACCGCACTGTTTACTGGGGTAATTTTAGTTCCGATTATTGGAAACGCAGCCGAACACGCGACGGCCGTTACCGTTGCCATGAAGGATAAAATGGATTTATCCGTATCGGTGGCGTTGGGTTCGAGCTTACAAATTGCTTTATTTGTCGCCCCAGTGTTAGTGTTGGCCGGATGGATATTAGGTCAGCCGATGGATTTGAATTTTAACCCCTTTGAATTAATCGCTGTTGCTGTTTCTGTGTTAATTGCCAACTCCGTCAGTTCTGATGGTCGTTCTGATTGGTTGGAGGGGATTTTACTCTTGGCGGCTTATACCGTACTCGGTATTGCGTTTTACTTCCATCCGATTATTGACGGAATTGGATGA